TCACGGTGACCGGGCGGACGACCTACATCATCATGTCCTGTACCGGTATCGGCAGTATGGCGATCTTCGGCGGGCTCATCTCCGCGGTCAAAGCCCCGCTCAAGCGGAAGGTGGCGGCCTTCGCGATCGCCGTCGGCGTTATCTGGTTCCTCAATCTCGTCCGGAACGTCTTCATCGGGATCGCCTCGCCGTGGGGCTGGTTCCAACAGGACATCCTCGTGCATATCGCCACTGAATTCATGGGGGCACCCGCCGACCGGACGTCCTACATCGTCGCCCACAACTTCGTCGCCCAGTCGCTGTCGATCATCGCCCTGCTGGGAATCACCTATCTCGTCGTCCGCATCCTGCCCGAAGTCCTCGACCCCCTCGAGGAGGTGCTGTTCATCCTGACGGGCACGGAGTACGATCTGTCGGACGCGCTCGGTGAGGAGATGCGGGCCGACGGCGGAACGTCGACGTCGGCTGCGTCGGCGTCGGAATCGACCGCGGAGTCGGGCACCAGCGGCGAGCCCGACGCGGTGCCGGCCTCCGAGACCGACTCCGAGCGATGACCGCCACCGACGTCGAGATCGACGTTCCGTTTTCACTCCACGACCGTGCCGTCTTCGTTCCCGCCGCCGAGACGCTCGTCCTCGCGGACGTCCACCTCGGCAAAGCGGCCGCCTCGCGCGTCGACGCGCCGATCGACGACGGGATCGACGTCGTCGACCGCCTCGATGGCCTCCTCGCCGAGCTCGAGCCGGCCACCGTCGTCGTCGCCGGGGATCTCTTGCACTCGTTTTCGCGGCTCCCGCGCGGGGTCGAGCGGGACGTGGCTCGACTCGTCGAGACCGTCGACGAGAGCGGTGCCGACCTGATCGTCACGCCCGGCAACCACGATACGATGCTCGAGGAGGTATTCGACGGCGACGCGAGCGACGAGTACGCGCTGGCCGACGGCTGGGTGGTCTGCCACGGGCACGAGCCCCCCGAGACGACGGCCGAGCGCTACATCGTGGGCCACGACCACCCCGCCCTGTCGATCGAGGGCCGCAAACTGCCGTGTTTCCTCTACGGACCGGACAGCTACGAGGGTGCGGACGTACTCGTGCTCCCGGCGTTTACGCGGCTCGCTGCCGGATCGACGGTCAACGGGATGCACAGTCGCGACTTCCAGACGCCGCTCGTCCGGACCGCCGACGCGTTCCACCCCGCCGTCGTCGACGACTCGAGCGGCGAGACGCTGTGGTTCCCGCCGCTGGGCGAGTGTCGGCAGTTACTGTAATCACGGACCGCCCCCGCGGGCGCGAGCGCGGGACGGCCGACTACGCGGGAAGTGGAGCGTGGTATTCGATGCCGGCCGCCCGTGCGAAGACGAACAGATTTCTGAAGAAGTCACTGAACAGGATCAGCAAAACCGCAGCGATGATGATCAGAGAGAGGAAACTAAAGAAGATGATCGCCGCCTGTCGCCCGGTCAGCGACGTCCCCTCGAGGAGTTCGTCCATGGCCATAGCCGTTCTCTCTCCGTGGTCCGGCTAACGAGGCCCGCGGAATTAGTATTTGTCCGCTATTCGTCTCACTGTCATCGTATCGAGACAGTACTGCCGACTCCCCGCGACGGCACACGGAATCGCTCGACTCGAGGGATATCGGCTAGCCGCGACGACTCAGCGCGACAGATCGTCGATCACGGCTTTCGCCGCCACTTGACCGCTTTCCATCGCACCCTGAATCGACGACCACTGCGTGTAATCGCCCGCCAGATAGACGGGACCCGAGGGAGCGCGAGCGTCGGGGAGCCGGTCGTGGATCCCCGGCGGCTGTTCGAACTGTGCGAACGGCACCCGCTCGGTGTGGAGCGTCTCGAGTTCGTCGAACCGCCCGTCGGGATACCACGACTCGAGGGTCCGTCGCGTTCGGTCTGCCAGCGCCGCGTCGTCGTCTTCAGGGTTTCCGAGATAGGTCGCGCTGAGCAGGGTCGCGTCGTCGGGGGCGTACTCGGGCGCGACCGTGCTGTGCGGGACGACGTGGTTCGGCCCCTTCTCGCTCGCGTTCAACAGGAGACGACGGCCGGTCTCGAGGTCGAGGTCGGCAGGGCCGGCGTAGTACTGCGTGACGCAGCGCCGCGCGTCCGTGGGGACCGAGGACACGTCGGTGAGTTCTCGTGCCGCCGGCGGATCGGTCGCGACGACGACCGCATCGGCCTCGACGGTCCCGTCGTCGGTCTCGACCGTGACGGGCGCGTCAGTAGCAGGGTCGGCCGCGCTCGAGTTACCGCCGGCCGTCGCGACCGACTCGACCGTAACGCCCGTCTCGATCGTTCCGCCGGTCTCGCGAACGCGGGCGGCCAGTTGGGACGGGATCGCTTCCATGCCGGCGGCGGGAACCGCTATTTCGCCCGCAGCGAGGGTTCGGAACGTGTACTCGAAAACGCGTCTGGAGGTTGCCAGCGATCGATCGAGCGTGATGCCGCCGTAGAACGGGGCGACGAACCCCTCGATGAAGGCCGTCGAAAAGCCGCGATCCCGGAAGAACTCGTCGATCCGCTCGTCGCTGCCCGTGAATATCTCGTCCGGATCGGTTCGCCGGATCCCCAGCCAGAGCCGGGCGACTCGGAGCGCGTCGCCGACGGACACGTACGAGCTGGTCAGCGTCGACGGAATCGTCCCCGGTTCCCGAAGCGGGTCCGCGAGCGTCGACCGGCCGTCTTCACCGGCGATCGTCGCGCCCGGCGCGAACCGGCGCAGGTCCAGCGCCTCGAGATCGAGTTCCCGTTTCACGGCCGGATAGGCGGTGAAGAGGACCTGAAAGCCGCGATCGAACCGAAACCCGTCTCGCTCGATGGTTCTGACCCGACCGCCGACCGTCTCGTTGCGTTCTACCAGCGTCGCGTCCACGCCGCCGGCGGCGAGGTGGCGGGTGGCGACGAGTCCGGCTAACCCGCCGCCGGCGACGACGACCTGCGGAGTCGAGGACATAGGCGAACGTCCGGGCGGCGGCGAATAAAATCGTCGACCAAACAGTGCAGGTGAAACACGGCGCTCGAGGAGGGCATGACTGAAATGGGCACCGAGGAACTGAGTCTCCGAGCGCGTTACTGCTCGGATTTTTGGTTGCCGGTACCCAGCGATACTCGGTCACTTATCGGTCAGGAGGCGGAGCAAAACCCCGACGACGATGACTGCGAAGCCGCCGACCGCGGTCGCGACGGGGGGAATCGGGAACACGAGCATCACCACGCCGGCGAGGATGACGAGGGTCGAGAGTTTGACCATACCGCCCAGTCGATGGGACGAAGGGTAGTGCTATGGCAAGCATTCACAGTACCGACCCCCCTCTCGATCCCACGGTCCGGATATTGAATACGTCACTATTTCCCACACGTATTAAGCGCTCGGCGGCCGTGTTCGGCCCATGGTCGACGCGACGCTCACACCGATCGATCGCGGCACGGTCACCAGCGACGTCAACAATATCATCGAGGGATACGTTCGCGGCACCGCCGACGATCCGAACCCCGAGACGATGATGGGCGACGGCCCCGTCTACAACGTCGTCATCGATCACCCCGAGGCGACGATCCTCTGGGACACCGGCTCCCATCCCGATGCCGATTCGGGTCACTGGCCGGACGACCTCTACGCCACCTTCGAGCACACCGACCTCCGGCCGCTCGAGGACGACCTCGCCGACGCCGGCTACGAGCTCGGGGACATCGATGCCGTGATCCAAAGTCACCTCCACCTCGACCACGCCGGCGGCCTCTACGCGTTCGAGGGGACCGAGACGCCGATTTTCGTCCACGAGGCGGAACTGAAACACGCCTACTATAGCGTCACGACCGACGAAGGCGACGACGCCTACGTCCGCGGCGACTTCGATCGCGACCTCGCGTGGGAAATCGTTCACCGCGACCGCCGGCAGCTCTTCGACGGCCTCGAGCTCGTCCACTTCCCCGGTCACACGCCCGGCTTGCTGGGCGTAAAACTCGACCTCGACGACGTCGGCACGGTGATCCTCGCCGGCGATCAGGCCTACACGCGGGCGAACTACGAACACGGACTCCCGATGGGCGGCACCCTCCTCTGGAGCAAGCGGGACTGGCTCGAGAGCCTGCGGACGCTCGAGGACCTCGAGCGCCGCCACGACGCCCGCGTGATCTGCGGTCACGCCGCGGAGGATCTCGAGGCGATGCGGGAGGGACTATAGCCCGGGCCCGGCGCTCCTACGCGCTTCGACTGGTTCGGTGCTTCGGGCCTGCCCGCTTGCCGTGGCCGGTACGGTTTTGAACGTTGCGACGGCGTAGCTGATATGGAAACTCACGAGACGAACGGGTCCGATCAAGACTCCGACGGGCCCGCATTCCAGCCCGTCTTCGAGAACCGCGTCCGGTTCGCCGAAACCGACCAGCAAGGCATCGTCTTCTACGGCGAGTACTTCACGTTTCAGGACGAGGCCGTCTCGGCCTTCCTCCGGGCGGTCGACTACGGCTACGATCGAATGGTCGAGGACGGCTGGCAGATCCACGTCGTCAACACGGAACTGAACTACCGCACCGGGGCCGAATTCGAGGACGTGGTCGTCAACGAGTTGCGAGTCAGCGATATCGGATCGGCCAGCCTCGAGTACGAGTACCGGGCGAAGCGAAAGCGCGACGACGAGATCCTGGCGGAGGGAACCGTCACGCAGGTCGCCGTCGACCTCGAGACCGAAGAGCCGACGCGAATCCCCGACGAGTTCCGGGACGCCGTCGCGTCGTTCCAGGGCGGGCTCGAGACGGCCGAATAGGGCACCGATGTCCGTCTCCGGCGACGAGCGCCGTCGCTATACGCCTCGAATCTCCGTTTTTCACCGAAAAATTCGAATCCGAACGGCGGGTCCTCAGTGGACGCCGACGTAGGCTTCGCGGACGTACTCGTTGTCGTGGAACTCCTCGTACGTGCCCGCCAGTTCGATCTCGCCGGTTTCGATCAGCGAGAGCCGTTCGGCGTGGCGCAGCGCGAACGTCGAGTTCTGCTCGGCGAGCAGAATGGTCAGCCCCTGATCCGAGAGGCGCTCGAGCGCGTCGCTGATGTCCTGGATGATGACCGGCGCGAGCCCGAGGGTGGGCTCGTCGAGCATCAGCATGTCGGGATCGCTCATCAGCGCGCGGCCGACGGCGAGCATCTGCTGTTCGCCGCCGCTCATGGTCTCGGCTTCCTGCTCGCGGCGTTCGTCCAGCCGCGGGAACAGTTCGTAGACCATGTCGAGGTCGTCCTGCACTGCGTCGCGGTCCTCGCGGAACTGCGCGCCCATCAGCAGGTTCTCGTGGACCGAGAAGAACGGGAACAGGTCCCGATCCTCGGTACAGTAGATCAGGCCGTCCCTGACGATCTGCTGTGGGTTCACGGTCGCGAGGTCCGTTCCGCGGTACCGGATGGTCCCCTCGTAGTCGACGAAGCCGGCGATGGCGTTGAGCATGGTCGTCTTGCCGGCCCCGTTGGGCCCGATGACGCCGTAGATCTCGCCCTCGTCGATCGACAGCGAGACGCCTTTCAGTGCGTGCGACTTGCCGTAGTAGACGTTGAGGTCTTCGACCTCGAGTATCGGATCGGTCATTACAGTCCCTCCCCAGCGAGGTATGCCTCCTGGACTCGTTCGTTCTCGGCGATTTCCTCGGGCGTTCCCTCCGCGAGGAAGTCGCCGTTGTTGAGGACGACGATTCGATCGACGAGCTCCATCAGCCCGCCCATGTTGTGGTCGACGACGATCATCGTCATCCCCTCCTCGCGGAATCCCTCGATCTGATCGGCCAGTTCCGCGATTTCGGCCTGGTTCATCCCCGCGAAGGGCTCGTCGAGCAGCATGAGCTCGGGCTCGGTCGCCAGCGATTTGGCGATCTCGAGCCGGCGAACGTCCGCGTGCGGGAGTTCGCTCGGCATCTCGTGGAGTTTGTCCTCGATGTCGATGCGGGCGGCGTACTCGTAGATCTCCTCCTCGCTCGCGCCGCCGTAGAACGAGCGGATGCTGTTCGGGAGCGTGAACAGCTTGATGTTGCCCGCCACCGGCATCTCCTGGATCGGGTTCGACTCCTGCGAGACCCGCGAGAGGCCCTTGTTGACGACCTCGTGGGTCGCGTCGTCGGTGATGTCGTCACCGTTGAACTGGATCGAACCGTCGGTGACGTCGTAGCGGCCCATGATGCAGTTGAACACCGTGGACTTGCCCGATCCGTTCGGTCCGATCAGGCCGACGATTTCGCCTTCCTCGACGTCGAACGAGAAGTCATCGACGGCGACCAGCCCACCGAACTTCTTGGTGAGGCCGTCGACCTCGAGCAGGCTCATCGGCGATCACCTCCGAGGCGATCGAGACCGTGCCAGAGTTTCCGGAACACGCCGTCGCGGGCGAACACTAACACGAGTAACACGAGCGCCCAGAAGACCGTCCAGCGGATGGACGATCCGAGGTTGGCGATATCGGTGAGGATGTAATCCCGGAGCACGATGAGGAAGAAGGCCCCACCGAGCGGGCCGAGGATCGAACTCATTCCGCCGAGGACGGCGATCGCGATCATTTCGATACTCCGGTCGACCACGATGAACGTCGTCGGATCGACGCCGCCGCTGAAGTGGACCAGCAACACGCCGCCGATCCCCATCGGGATCGAACTCAGCGCGAACGAAAAGATCTTGAATTTCGTCGCGTTGATCCCGGCAGCGTTGACCGCGGCTTCGTTCTCGCGGATCGACATGAGGATCAGCCCGATGTTCGAGCGGGCGATCAGCGTCAGCACGACCGCGATCAGGAGCATCGGCACGACCATGTAGTAGTACCGAGCGACCGGGGCGTACGTGAAGACCTCCACCGACTGGATTCCCGTTTCCCCGCCAGTGTATTGGCTGAAGGAAGGGATCAATCGGTAGAAGATCAACACGGCGACGAACGTGATCAACGAGAAGTACGGGCCGGTCAGCCGGAGCGACGGCAGGGCGACGAGTAGCCCGACCACGAGTGCGGCGAGGATCGACACCGGAATCGTGATCATCATCGACAGCTCCGGGTTCACGTTGTGAATGAGCATCGCGGTCGTGTATCCCGCGGCACCCGAGAGGACGGAGTGACCGAAACTGATGTAGCCGGTGTAGCCGCTCTGGATGTCCCAGCTCATCGCGAAGATCGCCCAGATCGCTGCGACGGTCATCGCTCTGACGAGCCCGAAGTTCCCCCAGAACGGCGCCGTCAACAGCGCGGCGGCCGTTCCGAAGATCAACACGAACTGGAGCCCGTTCATCTCACCGAAGTAGTCACCGAACAGACGGTTGTAGACGTCCGCCAGCGGCTGGAGCAACTGATCGACGGGCCCAGTCACGGTGCTCAACCGGTCCGTTGCGCGACTCGTCGCAGCGTTCAACCGATCCGTTGCGCTACTCATGGACGAGCTCCCTCCCGAAGAGACCGTTCGGTTTGAGCAGCAAGATCGCGACGAGGACGACCAAGGACAGGACCCCCTGGAAGCTCGGCCCGAGGAATTCGACCGACGCCGTCTCGAGGTAGCCGATGAGGTACGCCGCGATGACGGACCCCTTGATACTGCCGATGCCGCCGATCACGACGATGATAAAGGCGAGTGCGAGCGGGCTGAGCCACATATGCGGTGAGGTCGACTGCAGGGTCCCGATGAACACGCCGGCGATTCCGGCGAACGCGCCGGCGATCAGCCAGGTTCGAGATTTGACCTTCTGCAGGTCGACCCCGGTGAGTTCCGCACCGCGCGTACTCATCGACGTCGCGAGGATCGATCGCCCCTCGTCGGTTTTCGTCACGTAGTACCAGAGGGAGCCGATCGCGATCCACGAGACGACGAACGCCAGCAGCTGGACGTACCGGATCCGGGTTCCCACTGCCTCGAGGTATATATTCCCCGAAATCACGGGAAGGAGCTGTGACGGCGCGCTGCCGAACTGGATGATGACCAGTTCGGTCAACAGCAACGCGACGACGACCGTCGCGAGGAACGTGATCACGATGTTGTCTTCGATGTATTTGACGAGTCCCGCGTACAGCGCGTAGGATGCAGCGGCTGTGACGGCGACCGCGAGGAGGAATCCCACGAAGGGCGGGACGGCGGCCGACGTGGCTGCGAGGTACGTGAACGCGCCGATCATGATCAACGCACCGTGTGCGAGGTTCAACACGCCGCCGACGCCGAAGATCATGGTGAATCCGATTGCAATCAGCGCATAGACCGCGCTGATCATCGCTCCCACCACTAGTATCGAGAGTAATTGCTCTATCATTCCTTCGTGTTCGGCTTAGATCCACTCTGGGACGACGTGCTCTGCAGTTGCGTCCTGTTCGGGGTAGACGCACTCGACGACACCGTCGTCCCCGTCTTCGTGCCACTGCGTGACCGGGAAGTTCGAAATGATGCCGTCCTCGTTCCTGGACTCCTTCAGGTCGTTCGGGTAGTCCGAATCCTCTCCGTAGAGAGAGATCTCGCCCGCAGCACCGGTGAACTCGGTGTTGAGCATGGCGTCGACGATGGCGTCGAGGTCGCTGTTGTAATCGGTGGTACCGGCCTCTTCGACCGCCTTCGCGTAGAAGAGAATTCCATCGTAGGAGTTGAATCCCATGTACATCGGCTTGCTCGGCGGGTCTTGACCGTCGCCAGTGAACTCCTCCTCGTAGGCCTCGACGAACGGCATCGTCTTGTCGGTCAGGGGTGAGACACCACCTGCGCCGGATTGAGACGTCGTTTCGTACAGACAGGTGCCGTTGGTCGCGCCCCAGAACTCGGGGGACATTCCGGGGACGCTGATCCCTTCGAGGGCGAACGGGTACTCGTTCTGGGCCCAGGTACTGGTGAAGGTCGCCGCACCGCCGTGTGCGATGAACCGCATGACGACGTCGGCGTCTGCGTCGGCAGCGTCGTCGAGGAACGGATTGAAATTGTCCGTATCGAGCGCCATTCTGTCCTCGTGGACGACTGAGAGGTCGCTGTCCTCCTCGATCAGATCGGGGAGAATGTCGCGGAAAGAGCCGGTCCAGGCGGCGTCGTCGGCCAGAATCGAGAAGTTCTCGAAGCCGTGGAGGTCGTTGAGGTGGCTCGCGTAGCCGGCCATCCCTTCCGCCTGCAGATCTGAATTGATCGGACCGGTCCGAACGATGTTCTTGTACTGTTCGTAATCCTGTCCGTGGTTTTCGGTAATCGTCGCCGGATCGGCGGAGCCCGTAATGATGAACGGCACGTCCCGCTCCGCGATGTAGTCGATGATTCCCTGGGTGACCTCGCTGACGAAGGTACCGACGAGCAGGTCGACGTTATCGGAACCGACCAGATTTTGCGTCACCCGTTCGGCCTCCGACGGGGAGCCGCCGGTGTCTTCCGACAGGAGTTCGACGTCTTGCCCCTGAACCCCACCGTTGTCGTTCAGTTCGGCGACCGCGAGCTCCGCACTTCGTTCTGCACCGCGGCCCATCTGGAGTTCCGTCGGGCCGAGGTGGCCGATTTTGAACACGTCGTCGCCACCCCCGCCGCTGCCGACCCCACCCATACAACCGGCGAGCGTCGTCGTCAGCGCACCTGCACTCGCAGCACCGAGAAATGTCCGTCGTCCAACAGAATCGTTTCCAGTTCTATGCGATTCGAGATTATTGTTATCTTCGTTAGCCATTGTGTGTCAGTGAGTTACCGATTCTCATCCACCTCTTTCGATTCCCACTTAATAAAGATGAGGGAAGTTAGCAAGCCCATTGACAACAACACACAGTTGTAAAGTTTCAGCATGCTGTCGACCAGTTTGGGACCAATTTTGCCGTCAGAACGAAACGTCAAAAAACGTCTTCGAGTACAATCGTCTCCTTTTGAAGCCTATACGTTCCGTTTTCGTATTCTACGACACCTTCATGACGAAGGTGATCGAGGTGGGCGAACGCCTCGCCGGGCCCGTGAACGATGTGAATCCCCTCGAGGTCGCCGAACAGTTCCGCACTGACCGTCCAGGCGTCGGCCGGCCCGCGCTCGTTCAGGATCTCGAGGATCGTTTCCGTCCGCTCGCGGTGGTGTTCGAGGATCGTTTCGATCCGCTCGGTCGGCTCCTCGATGGGATCGCGGTGCCCGGGCCAGACGCGGTCGTAGTCGCGATCGACGAGCCGTTCCAACGTGGCGACGTACTTCTCCAGGGGGTGCTCGACGCGGACGTCGGCACCGCCGACGTTCGGCGTGTACACCGGAAGGACGGCGTCACCGACGAACGCCTCGTCGCCCCGTTCGATTTCGAAACAGCACAGCCCCGCCGCGTGCCCCGGTGCGTGAACCGTCTCGAGGGTTCGACCCCCGACGTCGAGCCGGTCCCCGTCTTGGATCGGCGTCGGATCGGCCGGGCGCCCTTCGATATCCGCCGACTCGAGGAATTCGAGGAGTTCGGTTCGAGCCTCGTCGGGAACGCCCCACTGCTCGAGGAGTTCCCGGCGGCGGTCCTCGACGGTGGCGACGGCGTCGGGGTCTTGCGCGACCAGTGGCGCGTCGGCCTCGTGGACGTAGACCGTCGCGTCGCTTTCGGCCTGAATCTCGCCGGCCAACCCGGCGTGATCGACGTGGAAATGCGTGAGGACGATGTCGTCGACGTCGGCGAACTCGTAGCCCCGTTCGGCGAGCCCGTCGCGGAGGTCCCGGCGAACGGACTCGAGCGCGATGCCGGTATCGACCAGCGCGAGTTCGTCTTCGGCGTCGTCGGCGAGGACGTAGGCGTTGTTCCGGCCCTCGAATTCGTCGTTGCCGAGCGAAATGCGGTCCATGTCCGCTACCGACATGTTTCGCGTTAATAATTCGCGCGGTATCGGAACGAGGGGCCGGATCGACGGGAGCGGGCGGTGGCCATTCGACGCAATCGAATAGCGATGGGGCTCACGACAGGCGGGAAAATACGGTTTCGAAACCGGGGACGATCCGTTCAGGTCTCGGACATCGGTGATACCCTTCGCTACGATTACGGATTCGGGTCGTAGATGTCGGTATTCTCCCCCTCACTCGACGTAATCAACGAGTTGCCAACCGTGATCAACGAGGAACTGCTGGAGAGTCCGAATTAGCCCTCGAGTTCGGCGCGCAGTAGCTGATTCACGTCGCCGGGGTCCGCACTGCCGTCGGTCTTTTGCATGACCTGGCCCACGAGGAAGTTGATCGCGCCGTCGTCGCCGGACTCGTAGTCGTCGACGGCGTCGGGGTTCTCGTCGATCGCTTCGACGACGGCCTGCTGGACTTCGTCCTCGCCGGTTTTGCCCAGTCCCTCCTCCGCGACGATCTCGTCGGGAGTCCGACCGTCGTCGAGCATCGAACGCAATACCGTCTCGCGGGCGTTTTTCGCCGTGATCTCGTCGTCGGCGACGAGTTCGACGAGCCGTTTGATCTCCTCGAGCCGTCCCTCGATCCCGGTGATTTCGATGTCGCGGTAGTTGAGTTCGCCCAGCAGGTTGTCCGCGACCCAGGTCGCCGCGAGGTCGGGGTCGTACTCGCCGGCGACGTCCTCGTAGAAGTCCGCGACCTGTTTCGTCGAGGTGAGTTTCGAGGCTGCCTCCTCGCTCAGTCCGTACTCCGCCTGGAACCGCTCGCGGCGGGCCGAGGGCAGTTCCGGAATCGCGATCTCGTCTTTCCAGTTCGAGACGCGCAGCGGCGGCAGGTCGGCCTCCTCGAAGTACCGGTAGTCCTTCTCCTCTTCCTTCGAGCGCATCGAGACCGTGATTCCCCGACTTTCGTCCCAGTGGCGGGTCTCCTGCTCGACCGCCCGCCCGCGCTGGATGGCGTTCTTCTGGCGAGTCTCCTCGTAGGCCAGGGCCTTCTCAGCCCCCTTGTGACTCGAGATGTTCTTGACCTCGGTCCGATTCGCGGCCTCGAGCGCGTCCATTCCGATCTCGTCGGTGTCGTCGCCGTCGATATCTTCTTCGGGGATGATCGAGAGGTTGGCGTCGATCCGCAGGCTGCCGTCGCGTTCGGCGTCGAAGACGCCAAGGTACTCGAGCACTTCCTCGAGTTCGGCGAGGAACGCCCGCACTTCGCTCGGACTGCGGAAGTCCGGTGCGGTGACGATCTCCATCAGGGGCGTGCCGGCGCGGTCGTAGTCGACGAGGGTGTACTCCGCCGAATCGATGCCGCCACCGCCGCCCACGTGCTGGAGGCTGCCCGGGTCCTCCTCGAGGTGGGCGCGTTCGATCGCGACGGTCCGGCGCTGCCCCTCGACGGCGATCTCGAGCTCGCCCTCTTGACAGATCGGCTCGTCGTACTGGGTGATCTGGAAGTTCTTGGGCAGGTCGGGGTAGTAGTAGTTCTTCCGGTGGAAGCGGGTCTCCTCTGGAATGTCGGCGTCGATCGCCTTGCCGATCTTGACCGCGGCCTCGACGGCGGCCTCGTTGAGTACCGGTAGGGCCCCCGGGAGCCCGAGACAGACGGGGCAGACGTTGTCGTTCGGCTCGTCGCTCGGCTCGGTCGAACAGCCACAGAAGATCTTCGTGTCGGTCTCCAGCTGGACGTGGACCTCGAGCCCGATGACGGTCACGAGGTCGCCCTGCTGGACGGTCTGGGCAGTCATTGAAAACCGGTTCGGCCCCACGGGGGTAAAACGTAACGGGACGGGCTCGCGAGCGTTCGATGCTGGTCGCGAAATTCGCTCGTCTAGTGGCGCCGTCCCCGAGTGGATCCGTACTCCGTAGCCTCGAACCGCTCATCTCGGGAATTTACGCGTCAGTAGACGGAAGCGTGAACGAAAACGTCGATCCCTCGCCGGGTTCCGACTCGACCCAGATGTCGCCACCGTGTCGTTCGACGATCCGCTCGCACAGGGCCAGCCCGATCCCCGTGCCGGAATACTCCTCGCGGCTGTGCAAGCGCTGGAACACGTCGAAGATGCGGTTCGCGTCCTCGGTGTCGATGCCGATTCCCTCGTCGCGTACCGACACGACCCAGTCCGGCCCATCGCGTTCGGCTGAAACGTGAATCCGCGGAGCGGCGTCGCC
This portion of the Natrinema salinisoli genome encodes:
- a CDS encoding branched-chain amino acid ABC transporter permease → MIEQLLSILVVGAMISAVYALIAIGFTMIFGVGGVLNLAHGALIMIGAFTYLAATSAAVPPFVGFLLAVAVTAAASYALYAGLVKYIEDNIVITFLATVVVALLLTELVIIQFGSAPSQLLPVISGNIYLEAVGTRIRYVQLLAFVVSWIAIGSLWYYVTKTDEGRSILATSMSTRGAELTGVDLQKVKSRTWLIAGAFAGIAGVFIGTLQSTSPHMWLSPLALAFIIVVIGGIGSIKGSVIAAYLIGYLETASVEFLGPSFQGVLSLVVLVAILLLKPNGLFGRELVHE
- a CDS encoding ABC transporter substrate-binding protein is translated as MANEDNNNLESHRTGNDSVGRRTFLGAASAGALTTTLAGCMGGVGSGGGGDDVFKIGHLGPTELQMGRGAERSAELAVAELNDNGGVQGQDVELLSEDTGGSPSEAERVTQNLVGSDNVDLLVGTFVSEVTQGIIDYIAERDVPFIITGSADPATITENHGQDYEQYKNIVRTGPINSDLQAEGMAGYASHLNDLHGFENFSILADDAAWTGSFRDILPDLIEEDSDLSVVHEDRMALDTDNFNPFLDDAADADADVVMRFIAHGGAATFTSTWAQNEYPFALEGISVPGMSPEFWGATNGTCLYETTSQSGAGGVSPLTDKTMPFVEAYEEEFTGDGQDPPSKPMYMGFNSYDGILFYAKAVEEAGTTDYNSDLDAIVDAMLNTEFTGAAGEISLYGEDSDYPNDLKESRNEDGIISNFPVTQWHEDGDDGVVECVYPEQDATAEHVVPEWI
- a CDS encoding MBL fold metallo-hydrolase encodes the protein MDRISLGNDEFEGRNNAYVLADDAEDELALVDTGIALESVRRDLRDGLAERGYEFADVDDIVLTHFHVDHAGLAGEIQAESDATVYVHEADAPLVAQDPDAVATVEDRRRELLEQWGVPDEARTELLEFLESADIEGRPADPTPIQDGDRLDVGGRTLETVHAPGHAAGLCCFEIERGDEAFVGDAVLPVYTPNVGGADVRVEHPLEKYVATLERLVDRDYDRVWPGHRDPIEEPTERIETILEHHRERTETILEILNERGPADAWTVSAELFGDLEGIHIVHGPGEAFAHLDHLRHEGVVEYENGTYRLQKETIVLEDVF
- the gatB gene encoding Asp-tRNA(Asn)/Glu-tRNA(Gln) amidotransferase subunit GatB, encoding MTAQTVQQGDLVTVIGLEVHVQLETDTKIFCGCSTEPSDEPNDNVCPVCLGLPGALPVLNEAAVEAAVKIGKAIDADIPEETRFHRKNYYYPDLPKNFQITQYDEPICQEGELEIAVEGQRRTVAIERAHLEEDPGSLQHVGGGGGIDSAEYTLVDYDRAGTPLMEIVTAPDFRSPSEVRAFLAELEEVLEYLGVFDAERDGSLRIDANLSIIPEEDIDGDDTDEIGMDALEAANRTEVKNISSHKGAEKALAYEETRQKNAIQRGRAVEQETRHWDESRGITVSMRSKEEEKDYRYFEEADLPPLRVSNWKDEIAIPELPSARRERFQAEYGLSEEAASKLTSTKQVADFYEDVAGEYDPDLAATWVADNLLGELNYRDIEITGIEGRLEEIKRLVELVADDEITAKNARETVLRSMLDDGRTPDEIVAEEGLGKTGEDEVQQAVVEAIDENPDAVDDYESGDDGAINFLVGQVMQKTDGSADPGDVNQLLRAELEG